A window of Mercenaria mercenaria strain notata chromosome 16, MADL_Memer_1, whole genome shotgun sequence contains these coding sequences:
- the LOC128549309 gene encoding uncharacterized protein F54H12.2-like: MSVFNPESFHEGLVSELALFDLPSTQTAVADVYYEEIRPISQVSDGVSPIEFRISGQNSMDYLDMKGSQIYVKLRVKTTASGSLTSEKVGPVNLFLQALFSSTEVTLQNKATITTNYNPYRAYIQTILNNGQDATSQLQSQLFYMDTAGTYAVVDPGGAHKVLFERAKLIATSKALDLQGPIFHHLFSMTRYMLNQVDVKVKLYRSSPEFCLVSTESSPAFKVDIEDIYILARKIRVNPAVIYGHAEILKTQNAKYPFMKVECRTQSIPSGASSFHYENMFPGQRPNKVVVGFVNSTAISGDYAENPFNFLNCDIRSICLYLDGLPVNGNPLKLDFSKTNGVTDVRAYINAFTSAAKWREDEGNLLTRKQFTSGTTSFVFQLEPNFSHHG, encoded by the coding sequence atgtctgTATTTAATCCTGAAAGttttcatgaaggtcttgtgTCAGAACTGGCTTTGTTTGATTTACCAAGTACACAAACTGCTGTGGCAGATGTCTACTATGAGGAAATTCGTCCTATTTCCCAAGTATCGGACGGTGTGAGTCCTATCGAGTTTAGAATAAGTGGACAGAACTCAATGGACTATTTGGATATGAAAGGATCACAGATATACGTGAAGTTGAGAGTGAAAACGACTGCTAGCGGAAGCTTAACTTCTGAGAAGGTGGGACCTGTGAATTTGTTTCTTCAGGCTCTGTTTTCATCAACTGAAGTCACGTTACAGAATAAAGCAACCATCACTACCAACTACAATCCTTACAGGGCCTACATTCAGACGATATTGAATAATGGACAGGATGCAACTTCTCAACTACAATCACAGCTTTTTTACATGGACACAGCTGGTACTTATGCTGTGGTAGATCCTGGTGGAGCACACAAGGTTCTGTTTGAAAGGGCTAAACTGATAGCTACATCAAAAGCGTTGGATTTGCAAGGTCCTATTTTCCACCATTTATTTTCTATGACACGTTATATGCTGAATCAGGTGGATGTTAAAGTCAAGTTATACCGAAGTTCACCAGAATTTTGCTTGGTTAGTACGGAGTCATCACCAGCCTTTAAAGTAGATATTGAAGATATTTACATACTAGCGAGGAAAATACGCGTGAATCCTGCAGTCATTTATGGACACGCAGAAATCCTGAAAACACAGAATGCGAAGTATCCTTTTATGAAAGTGGAATGTCGCACCCAGAGCATACCCTCTGGAGCCTCCTCTTTCCACTACGAGAACATGTTCCCAGGACAGCGACCTAATAAGGTGGTCGTTGGCTTTGTTAATTCTACAGCTATATCAGGCGATTATGCAGAAAACCCATTTAATTTCTTGAACTGTGACATTCGAAGTATATGTCTGTACTTGGATGGTTTGCCAGTCAACGGAAATCCTTTAAAACTGGACTTCAGCAAAACCAATGGTGTAACGGATGTGCGGGCCTATATAAATGCGTTTACATCTGCGGCGAAGTGGAGAGAAGATGAGGGTAACTTATTGACAAGGAAACAATTTACCTCTGGTACAACGTCATTCGTTTTCCAGTTAGAACCAAACTTCTCTCACCACGGATAG
- the LOC128549310 gene encoding uncharacterized protein LOC128549310: MEEESEEAPSFKKRKMEEKNDIFSKGMKRKMEEESEEAPSFKKRKMEEKNEVEENEADEQNISSFNSLAEKVPFYVFREAFENRRSEKMKRRRETSEEESGDEFTSDGGSDSNNRYSAYKSVNIVKTKQCNVCGKCFTNVKNLKRHKLGHNSVIGCEHCGKVEMERTDNEGDNNVTTPFFRSRTYTTLTVDGLSEHDLNEALQKMNASLVKYMREGSGWFLNANSVNVQTYKPYAKELDMKGIHYPVSIGQIDKFKKQNENISINVFAIEDDDIVPLKITSYPRRLHHVNLLWITCEEVSHYVLIKDLNKFLFRSKKCKNKTFFCPYCLHGFIRNELLESHIAYCCTNGAQKVELPSKDENVLKYTQFEKELKLNFSIYVDFETYSNKNPDEIPLASCGATTTKAKLDVCGFAYKVVCTDSTYSKPTMVYRGNDASKKFIEYILNEQREIENILSRVEPMVITEENQRDINTATHCCLCRKQFSPYDKLHNKMVRHHDHLTGKFIGVTHNECNLKCKQSKHTCVIFHNLKKFDAHIICQSVGEFKNEKLQCIAQTTENYVSFSLGNLRFIDSLQFLPSSLQNLVEDLKCDGLSRFQHLKDEFSDPDDMELLLRKGVYPYDYMDCESRFDEKCLQPREAFYNTLTKEHISDSDYAHACNVWSHFEMDDMGSCHDLYLKCDVILLCCVFETLRDMCMTQYGLDPCHFYTSPGLSWMACLKMTGVKLELLTNIDQVLFVEKGIRGGISQISNRYKEANSPQLPMYDSERKMSQILYLDMTNLYGFAMQQPLPTSNFRFLKKSEIEKLNIMSIPEDAEKGYILEVNLRYPCKLHDCHNDYPLAPERKAISDDMLSPYAKQLWKKLHNKAEDEPLPPRAKVEKLITSLEDKENYILHYRNLQLYLELGLRLTKVHRVLEFTQSAWMKPYIDFNTENRKNAKSKFTKNFYKLMNNSCFGKTMENVRKHKNIELVHEERRLLKLGAKSTYKTATIFNENLTAVKLYRVKVLMNKPIYSGMCVLDLSKWAMYSFYYKQAFGDQMTLLMTDTDSLMLYII; encoded by the exons AGAAAATGAAGCAGatgaacaaaatatttcatcatttaacaGTTTAGCAGAAAAAGTACCATTTTACGTTTTTCGAGAAGCATTTGAAAACAGAC GGAGTGAAAAAATGAAGAGACGAAGAGAAACGAGTGAAGAAGAAAGTGGGGATGAGTTTACAAGTGATGGGGGAAGTGACAGCAACAACCGATATAGTGCTTATAAATCAGTAAacattgtaaaaacaaaacagtgTAACGTTTGTGGAAAATGTTTCACCaatgtgaaaaatttaaaaagacataaattaGGACATAATTCTGTGATAGGATGTGAACATTGTGGAAAG GTGGAAATGGAGAGAACGGATAATGAGGGAGATAATAATGTAACAACTCCATTTTTCAGAAGCAGAACTTATACGACACTTACTGTAGATGGGCTCAGCGAACATGATCTAAATGAAGCGCTGCAGAAAATGAATGCTAGTCTCGTGAAATACATGCGAGAGGGATCGGGATGGTTTTTAA ATGCAAACAGCGTCAACGTTCAAACGTATAAACCATACGCAAAGGAACTGGACATGAAGGGTATACACTATCCCGTGTCAATTGGACAAatagataaatttaaaaaacaaaacgaaaacattTCGATAAACGTTTTTGCGATAGAAGATGATGACATTGTACCCTTGAAAATCACATCTTATCCGCGAAGACTTCATCACGTTAACTTGTTGTGGATAACGTGTGAAGAGGTTTCCCACTACGTTCTAATTAAGGATCTGAATAAATTCCTATTCAGAAGcaagaaatgtaaaaataaaacattcttctgTCCTTACTGTCTACACGGCTTTATCAGAAATGAATTACTGGAAAGTCACATAGCATATTGTTGCACAAATGGTGCTCAGAAAGTTGAACTGCCATCAAAAGATGAAAACGTGCTGAAATACACTCAATTTGAGAAGGAACTTAAactaaatttttcaatttatgtGGATTTTGAGACGTACTCAAATAAGAATCCTGATGAAATTCCACTAGCTTCCTGCGGGGCGACAACGACAAAAGCGAAGCTCGATGTTTGCGGATTTGCTTATAAAGTCGTCTGTACAGATAGTACATATTCAAAGCCAACGATGGTGTACAGAGGCAACGATGCCTCGAAAAAGTTTATTGAGTATATCTTAAATGAGCAAAGggaaattgaaaatattctttctaGGGTAGAGCCCATGGTTATTACAGAAGAAAACCAAAGGGATATCAACACTGCGACACACTGTTGCTTGTGTAGGAAACAATTTAGTCCATATGACAAGTTACATAACAAAATGGTGAGACATCACGATCATCTAACGGGAAAATTTATTGGAGTAACTCACAATGAATGTAACTTAAAATGTAAACAGAGTAAGCACACCTGCGTCATATTTCACAATCTTAAAAAGTTTGACGCTCATATCATTTGTCAAAGTGTGGGTGAATTTAAAAACGAAAAATTACAATGCATCGCTCAAACTACAGAAAATTATGTCAGTTTTTCTCTCGGTAACTTGAGATTTATTGATAGTTTACAGTTTCTACCGTCTTCTTTACAAAACTTAGTAGAAGATTTGAAGTGTGATGGTTTAAGCAGGTTTCAACACCTCAAAGACGAATTTTCTGATCCAGATGATATGGAGTTACTCTTGAGAAAAGGTGTGTacccatatgattacatggactGTGAAAGTAGATTTGATGAAAAATGTTTACAACCACGTGAAGCATTCTACAACACATTAACGAAGGAGCACATATCAGACAGTGACTATGCTCATGCATGTAATGTGTGGTCCCATTTTGAAATGGATGACATGGGATCCTGTCACGATCTCTATTTGAAATGTGATGTTATACTCCTGTGTTGTGTATTTGAAACATTGAGAGATATGTGTATGACTCAATATGGGTTGGACCCGTGTCATTTTTACACGAGTCCAGGTTTGAGTTGGATGGCATGTTTGAAAATGACAGGTGTAAAACTGGAACTTTTGACAAACATAGACCAGGTGTTATTTGTTGAAAAGGGGATACGCGGTGGTATATCACAGATATCTAATAGATATAAGGAGGCTAACTCTCCGCAACTTCCAATGTATGACAGTGAGCGAAAGATGTCACAAATACTGTATTTGGATATGACGAACCTATATGGTTTTGCAATGCAACAACCCCTACCTACTTCAAACtttcgatttttgaaaaaaagtgaaatagaaAAATTGAATATAATGTCTATTCCTGAGGATGCCGAAAAGGGGTACATATTGGAAGTCAATTTGAGATACCCTTGTAAATTACACGATTGCCACAATGACTATCCGCTAGCACCAGAACGCAAAGCTATTTCAGATGATATGCTTTCTCCATATGCAAAACAGTTATGGAAGAAATTACATAACAAAGCAGAGGATGAGCCATTACCACCGAGAgcaaaagttgaaaaactgaTCACATCTTTAGAGGATAAGGAAAACTACATccttcattatagaaatcttcaGCTGTATCTGGAGCTGGGATTGAGGCTTACGAAAGTCCACAGAGTACTCGAATTCACTCAATCTGCGTGGATGAAGCCATACATAgatttcaatacagaaaacagGAAAAATGCGAAGTCGAAATTCACTAAAAACTTTTACAAGTTGATGAATAATAGTTGTTTTGGAAAG ACCATGGAAAATGTtagaaaacataaaaacatagAGCTTGTACATGAAGAAAGACGTTTGTTGAAACTGGGTGCAAAATCAACGTACAAAACAGCTACAATCTTTAACGAAAATCTAACAGCTGTGAAATTGTATCGAGTGAAGGTGTTGATGAACAAACCAATTTACAGCGGTATGTGTGTATTAG accTGAGCAAGTGGGCGATGTATAGTTTCTACTATAAGCAAGCCTTTGGGGATCAAATGACCTTGTTGATGACAGATACTGACAGTTTGATGTTATACATCATTTGA